ATAACTATTAAAGGGATAAAACTTAAAGTCTCTTTATATAAAAGATAAACCTCCGTATTGTTTTTGTTATAGACTACATAGCAGAAGTGAAACTTAAAAGTATTAGCTTTGCACTGTCGATGAAGATATTATCTTTAAAAGGCATGAAGCCTAAAAACAAATGTATGTCATTAAAAGAAAGACTGGAAGAACTGGTCGCAATCCATAATACACCTGCTTTTATAGAAACAGATCCTATTCAGTTTCCCCAACGTTTTTCCCGATTAGAGGATATAGAAATCTCAGCATTGCTCACCTCCGTTATAACTTGGGGAAAGCGTGGACTGATTCTTCGGGATGCTGAAAAGATGCATCAAATGATGGGAGGCAGTCCGTATAATTATATCATGAATCAGGAGTGGACCGTTTTAAAAGATTCGGATAAAAACATCCATCGCACCTTTTTTGAGCGCGACATGTGGAATATCTGCCAAGGACTTTACCACTATTATCTTGAAAATAATTCATTGGAAGAGCTGTTCTTAACGGATGGCATTTTACATGGGTTGGATAAACTTTCCGGGTTAATGAATACTCGTCACATTTCTTCTCCGCAAACTAAAAGTCCTTGCAAAAGAACAAACCTGATGCTTCGCTGGCTGGTGAGAAATGATGGAATTGTGGATATGGGTGTATGGAAGAATATCTCTCCTTCACAGCTTATCATCCCGCTCGATGTGCATGTGGCCCGGGTTTCCAGAACCATCTGGCACGATCTTCCCAAGACGGACCGCTTAAAAACTGCTTTAATGATAACTAACCACCTATCTGAACTTTGCCCGGAAGATCCATGCAAGTATGATTTTGCTTTGTTTGGATATGGAGAAGAACAAAGCCGCGGTTAAAGTTGACTAGGATAGTTGGTTGGCTAAGGAGCCAATCTCTCTATCTTCCAGCTTTGGTCACTTTGCAGAGTATAAAGAAAACGATCGTGCAAACGGCTTTCCCTTCCTTGCCAGAATTCAATGCGGGTAGGGGATACAGCATATCCTCCCCAGTTATCGGGTCTTTTTACTTCGTGTCCGGCAAAGCGTATACTTTCACGGATAAATGCCTGCATTATCTCCATCCTTCCCGCTATGGGCTGACTTTGAGGAGAGATGCGTGCCCCGATTCTGCTCTTGTATGGTCTGGTTTTGAAATATTCATCAGAGACCTCTGGTGGAAGTTTGGTCGCAATTCCCTCCACATGTACCTGTCTTTCCAGTTCATGCCACAGAAAGGTGAGAGATATATATGGAGAATTGGCCAGCTGCTTCCCTTTCCGGCTTTCATAATTAGTATAGAACACAAACTTTTCGTCCCGTAATTCTTTCAGCAATACACAGCGGGTGGAAGGCTTACCGTCTTCAGAAACTGTACCAACAATCACAGCTGTAGGCTCATTTACCTCTGCGCTGATAGCTTCTTCCAGCCATGTCTGGAACTGGATCAGTGGGTTATCTGACAGATTCTTTCTGGCCAGTCCACCTCTTGAGTATTCTCTTCGGATATTGTGGATATCTATTTTCATATTCTTCCCAATTATGTTTCAGGCAAAGTTATAGAAATAGTTAGATTTAACAACTGATGCCAGCACCTTTTCAATAAAAAGCAGTTCCTTTGTAGTTAAAACATAAAATGATATGAGAAGTTTTGCATCAGACAATAATTCAGGGGTTCATCCATTGGTTATGGAAGCCCTTGCCAAAGCCAACACAGACCATGCTTTTGGATATGGTGACGATCAGTGGACTGCTGAGGCTGTGATTAAAATTAAAGAGACTTTTACCCCGGATTGCGAACCATTGTTCGTTTTTAACGGAACGGGTAGTAATATTGTGGCTTTACAGTTGCTTACTCGTCCTTACAACTCAATTCTTTGTGCGGAAACGGCACACATTTACGTGGATGAATGTGGTTCTCCGGTGAAAACAACCGGCTGTCAGATACGTCCTATTGATACACCAGACGGAAAACTTACACCAGAACTAATATTACCTCATCTTCACGGGTTTGGTGACCAACATCATTCGCAACCGGGAGCTATTTATATTTCCCAATGTACAGAATTGGGTACGTTATATACTGTAGAAGAACTAAAAGCCATTACCGCCCTTGCTCACCAATATGGAATGCACG
This genomic interval from uncultured Bacteroides sp. contains the following:
- the pdxH gene encoding pyridoxamine 5'-phosphate oxidase → MKIDIHNIRREYSRGGLARKNLSDNPLIQFQTWLEEAISAEVNEPTAVIVGTVSEDGKPSTRCVLLKELRDEKFVFYTNYESRKGKQLANSPYISLTFLWHELERQVHVEGIATKLPPEVSDEYFKTRPYKSRIGARISPQSQPIAGRMEIMQAFIRESIRFAGHEVKRPDNWGGYAVSPTRIEFWQGRESRLHDRFLYTLQSDQSWKIERLAP
- a CDS encoding TIGR02757 family protein, which codes for MSLKERLEELVAIHNTPAFIETDPIQFPQRFSRLEDIEISALLTSVITWGKRGLILRDAEKMHQMMGGSPYNYIMNQEWTVLKDSDKNIHRTFFERDMWNICQGLYHYYLENNSLEELFLTDGILHGLDKLSGLMNTRHISSPQTKSPCKRTNLMLRWLVRNDGIVDMGVWKNISPSQLIIPLDVHVARVSRTIWHDLPKTDRLKTALMITNHLSELCPEDPCKYDFALFGYGEEQSRG